GGAAAAGATAATAATGTTAACAATGACTCAGAATCGACATTTATAGGGACCACTAGGGGGTCCAAGCTTGTTCTcacaggggcactggccccctccccctccatataTAACGAGTGGTGATTTCAGAAGGTGAGGTGCCTTTTGGCACGGGTAATTCCATACATCAGAACTATTAAAATTCGAAGCTGAGGCTTTACGAAACACTCAAAAGATTTACTCAACAGTGACATTTACTGGCAGCCACAGGAATAGCAGTTAAGTAATAATCTTGAAAATCTTTCCTTAACCCTTttccattttttacaaaaatctTATCCGTCCGTCATACTTCATCAGACAACTTAATTTtcaaccactttaattacaagatagAGGAAACCTTTGAGAATATGAAATatacacacatctgtgggcaatgtagaacagaagacagattacaaatatcatgttttgattaaaggttatgaccattctagtgagtAGTGGAAACATGGTATAAACCGGAATTCCCTTCCCCAAAAGTACCTAGCGcaatggctggatactcctctccaTAAATTCTGCACAGTTGCTGGCATTCATCAGATACACATTTGATGGAAAACTGCACAAGGAAATGTTGTTCTGCTCAGTGCTGGAGGGGACTTGTACCGGCAGTGACATTTTCAACTAGCTGGACACCAGACTAAAAAAGATGCAACTTTCCTGGGATAACTGTGTTGGTGTATGTACTGATGGTGCAGGTGCAATGGTAGGTAAAAACAAGGGACCCATTTAGGCCATTTACCCATGTTTTATAACCCATTTAGGCCTATGAGGTCACATTACCCAGCATTTCTCCTGGTCAACATTAACCAATATTTGGCTTGAAGGATCAACACAATTTGCTGTGTTAAATGATTAACCCATCTTGCTGGGTTAGATTAAcccagtgtgtgttctgtcctatATTTAACTAGTCATTTCCAGCAGTAACATTAGTATTAGAGGGTGCATGCAGTTGGAACACATCGTGCAGGTCGAAGTGGAACATGGTCAGGGTAACCTTTAGTGGCCTTGACTTTGTTATGAAGCAACAAGTTGTTTTCCTCAATTCGTTTCTGTCTGAGAAATTTAGGATGTAAcattatattctgaaaatactggtgttTAGCATTCCTTGTCAGTAGAGAGCCCTCTCCTCAtatgacctatagatgacactaggctgacgtaaacaaactgacctaggctgaccattatcatactacAGGGGCAAAAAATGTGttaaccttatctgtgttgagtgaatcatgtggtcaagcctagggtcggagaactttgtaagtttccacgtgcacgcgcactctacctctgggatcgatcaccttgacagctgatatgcaggggaggaaGCTTCTCACCAATATGTTGAAATGGTCTTACATGACGACTTgggaaccagacaaactttgtattacGATCAGAttttgtctccttgctggcaagcattaaaccattgtactttctttgaatccgaTGACGGTGTGCATTACTTAATaaagaaattatcctaacagtTTCCAACCACCATGCCAGATCTTACCCTTTTACCCCTCAATAGCTGGGCCTAGAACATTTACACTGTAATTAAAGCAAATGTAGCACATTTCCAATTCAAAGCATATCAGTCTGTCACAAGTGTGTAGTTCTAGGGTATTTTGGTCGTCACTCAAGGAACTGACTGTTTTTACGAGCCACATCACAGAGTAACCacggggggtgaagggggggccagtgcccctgtcACAACAAGCTTGGACCCCCGTGTGGTTCCTATAAATGTCGATTCTGAATCATTGTTAACATTATTATCTTTTCCATGTTAATGCCTGCAATGCAGTCAAGAAAACTATATTCCAACaataatgtaactggcccctctaacagtacaactggccccagcttggTCCCACAAGTTGAAATGGACTAAAAACTCCCCTGTGCTCTAGTAATGTTTGAGTAATCAGAAGCTTGTGACCCTCTCCATTCCACACCATGACATTCACAGGTGCAATATAAAAGGGCATCTACTGACAATTCAAACACAGATAGAACAGCAGGCTCTCTTCCCCTTGTTTGGTGAGCggttttgaccatatttgtaaCAGCTTGAACGTGtccaaaatgcttttaaatcatgTAAATGATCTTGATATTGTGATAATAATTAGTTTAATGGCATGTGTGGAAATTATTTTCTTTCAGAGTTTCTTTCAGAGTTTTTCAACTCAATTAAGAGGTGCAGCTAAATCTTGCTGCTGGCCAACATGATCCATATGGTACAGTATGATGTCATTGTTTTTTTAACCCTTTGATAACCCTGAACCAAATAGTTGACTTGTGCACGAgctacaggttttgttatttctcTTTCAGCTGGTCTTTGCTTTGGTCTCAGGACTGCTTGTGAGCTCTGGTGAGTCTTTTTTTTGGGAATAATCATGAATGTTAGCATTATCAGTTGTTTGAATACACTAAAAACATGTAACGAGAAGAAACTCCAGATAATCACAATCCAGTCATGACTGATGCACATCCCGTAATGTTATGCTTTTTCTGCATTTTGTTATCAGTGACCCCTAAAGACCTTAAGCGTAAGTAAGATTCTCCATCCTCTCATATCATACCCTCTATATACAACATATGTTTTAGCAAGATTGATGGTGAGGtaaagattattattatttttttcggATCTTAACGGATTCCGACGTTCCAGACGATCCAGACGATCCAGACCGTTCAGACCGTCCGGACCATCCACACCATCCACCCCATCCACACCATCCACCCCATCCACACCATCCACCCCATCCACAACATCCACCCCATCCACACCATCCACCCCATCCACACCATCCACCCCATCCACCCCATCCACACCATCCACACCATCCACCCCATCCCCACCATCCACACCATCCAGACCATCCACACCATCCACATCATCCAGACCATCCACCCCATGCAAAACATCCACCCCATCCATGCCAGCCACATCATCCAGACCATCCAGAACCTCAAGACCATCCTATCGAACCCATAAAACCAAGTAACACTTACTTCAGCACACTTACATGGTACACTGATAATGTTAACGTGTGTCTGGTACATCAACTTTAATTGGCTTTTCTTTTGCTCGGCAGTTCCCTTGCCTGATTTTACAAACATCAGTGAGTACGTCTTGTTTCTTTTCATAACCGCTGTGGAAATGCCATGGTGTTGAATACTAGGAAACTCATTCTCTTCGATCCTCCCATCTTTTCTGTGTGGAaacaagggagtcagttggctgagcggtgagtgagtcgggctagtaatccgaaggttgccagttcgattcccggtcatgccaactgacgttgtgtccttgggcaaggcacttcaccctacttgcctcgggggaatgtccctgtacttactgtaagtcgctctggataagagcgtctgctaaatgactaaatgtaaatgtggaaaCGCAGAGTGCTGGACAGAGTGGTTTGACAGGGACAACCCCACTGGGTCTGGAGACTATGAGACCCTCGTGAAGCTCCGCTCAGAGAACCCTGGAAAGATCTGTCACAACCCTGTACAGATAGAGGTCACCACTACCAGTGGAGGGAGTCTCCCTACTGGGAATATTATTGCGACGTGAGTCTAGCAGGTTTTAATTTGCCTAGCGAATGAGATACATGTGTTTAGATTTCATACTTTTTTTCTCACCATCACATTAAACCATAGTCCTGAGCTGGTGAAGATGGCACTGTATCCTAGCTAGCTGGGTTAGAGTCTAAGCTTTGGATTTACTTTGGTCATTACACCTAGATATTATTGTAGTCACTCCCTCTAATGTATGCCTTCTGTGGTTTTGATTTGTTCAGAATGGACACAATAACAGGCTTTGTCTGTAAAAATGCAGACCAGCTTCCGCACAAACCACGCTGTTTCGACTACCGTGTCCGGTTCAGCTGTCACCCACCATTTTGTGCATCATCAGGAGGTAACCGTCTTGCATTTCCGCTAGAAAATGAACACAGGATTGGGTTTGGGGTCTGTTCAGACAAGACGATTATTTGGGTTGTTTTCCAAATGTTTTCATCAACTATGTTGGTCTTCACCAGTGTGCTGGACCAAGTGGTTTGATCGTGACGACCCTAGTGGGACAGGGGACTGGGAAACCCTTAGTATCCTCCGTCAAGAGAACCCTGGAGTCATCTGTGCTCAACCCCTCTACATAGAGAGCGTCGTCGTGGGAACCAACACCCCTGCCTGGGGGCAGATATTCCTCTAGTATGTACAACCGTTCCTTATTACACTTTAAAATGTATTCCTTAAGTGCCAAGTTTATCTTTTTATTCTGGAAGACTCATTACATTTGGTTGATTTATTCCTGTATTTTGgatttctttgagaaaaaagaaagCGCTCTGGCCAGAAGTTTCCTTATCATAATGTTACAGAATGGAGATCAAAGATTCTCATTTAACCAAGGTTTTTACTAACAATCGTTCTCAAATGCTGTCTGGGGATGTCATGTCATGGACTGTACTGTATTGATCCTATGCGTTATTCTCCAGCTACAATCCAACCGATGGCTTCGTCTGCCGCAATCAGGATCAGAAAGGCAAACCTTGTCTTGATTACAAAGTGAGATTTGGGTGCCCATGTGGTTGCCCATGTGGTTGCTCATCTGGTTGCTAATTCACTGTGAAGCTATATGGGTCTCAAAGTTGATAAATGGAAATCTGGACTTAATAAACAGGCTTTTTAGTTCAAACTCTTTGACAATGTTTCCTTTGTTCCATCTTCAAATCATCTGACCTTGTAATGTGCGTCAGAGCAGTGCTGTCGTTTTAAATCGTGGCAATTGTGACCAGTTGGACTGCCTTAGCATCTGAAAGAATTGCTTTCACTTGTGGAATGAAGGTATTGAGATTCACTTGTGGAATGAAGGTATTGAGAGGTAAAGTGCTGTATCCTGGCGCAGACAACAAACACTGATCGAttcatccatctcctctcctctacccctccatccAGTCCACTGTGTGGCTGTGTAGGAGTATGTGGCCACAGTGTGCATGCCTGCGTATGGGCAATATCCCTGTACAGTCACATTGTGCTACCATCGGCATATATTTCCCCCTCATACATACTCTAAACACAGTTTAAGGCAATAAAGATGAGTACTATCACTTTTCTATATTTTGATCTGTAAAATTTGATCTTCTCTTGCTCTCCTAATTCTTAAATGGTTTGTGGACTGATTATCCATGGTGGCACTCTTAATGCAAGAAACAGACTCACAGCTGGCCTCAGACATAAAACACACGGCCAAACACTATGGTAACTTGATCTTCAGAATCTAGAAGACGAAGGGAATGGCAGATCTACAGATAgtgtacattttgatttgatactTACATTGTAAAATATACAGTTTTACTTATTTGTATGCTTTTAATAAAACTGGGATCTGCTTGATCTCCATCCTAGCCATTATTTTTTTAGCAGTAGGGCTTAAGTTATTAACTTAAAGAACTTACTTGACAGCGAGATGATCTTAGTTAGGAAgtaagaaagacaggcagagaggggggatagacagggagagaggaaaggggggagatagagagagagagagagagagagagagagagagagagagagagagagagagagagagagagagagagagagagagagagagagagagagagggagggagggaggcagagagagaggaggagggcaagagagagatgagaaagggagagatgtacAGTAAGAGACAGACATGAGAAAAACAAATGATTCCTTACCTTTGAAGATGCAAGGCAGCCATATCTTTCATGTTGTCCCTTTGGATAGCTGAGTGAATGGACTCTGAGCTGGGATGAACTCATCACACCATATTTGCTTTGAAGGTCTACACATCCTTTGGGTAATAAAGTTGAACAgtttgaaaatgtgtttaaaCTGGAATGTGGAAGTGAAAACTGTCATGGGATTATATACTGTAGATACATAGCACTCATAACTTTAGAGTTACATAGAGCTTTAATGTTCAGAATAAACCCCATGCGTAACTATGGGTAAGGTTACACAAAAAGGTTAATTTAAGAAAAAATACCAACTTCAAGTCTGACTTTAGTACGTTTAATCACAAAAAAGCTAACCCAATAACATTAATGCCTGAACGAAATATCACAACTCACAGGCCTATACAATTGTCAACATTTGAAGCTGATTTAAACAACACCCAGCAGGGTAGTTGAGAGGTTATGACAGGCAAACAAAGCCGTCCCTGTTTTTCATTCACATTTCCATGGGTgataaaacgcacacacacacagacaaaaccaGCCAGGTTTTGATTTCATATAGCCCATCTTACGCTAAACTGGATGAGTGCAAAAATTATAGCAACATGGCATAGAGACTCCTCAATACTATTAcataaaaagctttttttttatgAAGGGGTCATGTTCAGCTGTCTATGTCCAAGTGACGTGtgcaaccctccctcccccactcgaGAAGTGTTGTGATTTGCATACCGAAGTGCCCCAGTCTGAGGCCAAGGGAACACTTCCAGTTTGACGCTCTGCACTTGACTACGCGGTTTGAATGAGAGCTTTTTATTTCATAGTAAGCGGTAGAAATTTGGTATACATGGAATATAAGGTGTATACATATTGGAGAGTTACTTTATTTAGTTGCTGCAGCAAATCTCCTTTAACAAGTTAACGGAAGAAATGGTCTTGACCCATAACGAGGTCTGGAACGTTGGCAAGTTTGCACGGTCGATATGGATCCTTTTTGCACCAGCTTCTCGAGTTTATCCTTCGTTCACAATGGTGCCGTCTTCAAGTTGAATGAAGCTTCCACAAGGACAAGATTGTATTTTGTAGCATATGTGGCAGCACCTTGTAACATAATTATATTGTGGAGACAAAAGTTTCGAAGGATCGCCTCCATCAGATGCGAAGGCGAAGCGATGGATACTGAACAAAAGTTGGCTTGTAGATAGCTCTAGGCTTGTTACAGTACTGTAACTGGTATTTCGTAAGAACGACTTTGGCAAGTTTGTTTTCGAAAGTTTTAAACACTGGTGAGTAGCCTACGATTTAATTTGAATACTGTGTAAAACGACTGTTTGGTTACATTTGCATTTACTTTTCAAAAAGTTTGTTCGTCGCATTAGGTCGTGTTTAGGGCAGTggctctcaaccctggtcctcaggccctgcatgttttagacgtttcTCTGCTCCAAAACACCTAGCTCTAATTCAAATTAATAAGTTGTTATCTAGCTGAGCAGAAACCTGGTAACGAGTCGATCAGTAAATttgatcaggtgtgttggaccagggaaacatgcaggacagtggggcGTGAGAACTAAGAGGGTTGAAGACCACACTGGGCTAGGGCTTAACATGTTGGAATTTCAGCAGGCCAACACTAGTTTGCTAGCCTGTGTAGTTGTGACCTAGCCAAGATGCGAGAACGAATTACGAGTTGAACCAGCCCAGGTTCTTATGATTGTTAGTAGTCCACAGTACATGCCATGAAGTGTGGTTATTGTGAAAGCACAGGTCATTTCCATTGCTATGCGCTACTCCTGCTAGCGCTTAGGCCTGCACGGGCAGTTTAAGATGTTAGAGACCAGAGGTCAATTTCATGCAGACGGAGAAAAGTTGTACCACTAGATGACGACATTGATGCATATTTTGCTCTTTAGGCGATGTAATTGTAGGTTCATTGGACTTTGTTGACTTTTACAAATGTGGCCTAATTGCTATTTCAGAATGTGAAGAAACTTAACACTTTGACGTTTTTGTTATTCATATGGTGTGTTTTTTAATATACGTGATAAGACGACGTACTAATGTTttcgtttattttattttccattGGAAGGGGGTTGTCATGTGACCAGGAAGTTGATCCTACTAGTTGGAAACTAACGTAGGCTACTAAATTGTTAGTTTGAAACATTTGCATACGCCATTATCAATGATACTCGTGTTTAAATGTAATGCTTTTTATTTTGTgaaatttgttttttttaatcaaatacTGTTCCAACTGTGAGCTGGTTTGACATGGACGAGAACGACACCATCCAGTTTTCAGCAGAACAgtatcgcttctcggccttttggctaagatcaagtgtagtatctgttcttatcagggGGCCCTGATAACCCCGAGCCTGCCAGCAGGGGAGGTCCTAACAgcacagctggtgctctacggggtgagccagagACCCATACCATCGGGACAATTCCGCCAGctctggctcaccctgacatGCTACAAAGAGGCACTGTGGACCTCCAGAAACCTGCTGGTGGGGAAGCGCGTGGAGACGGCCACCCAGGCAGTGGCGATGCTGGCTACAGGGACCCTAGGGTGGTACGTCCCACGCGCCATTCGGAAGGGGCCCCCACccacgtgaagtggtccgggcGGCCGCGGCCTGACTGCGCCGGAATGGCTGCCGTGGtcgaggatctccgctgggccccaGAGGAAGACCGGAGCGGTGACCGGTTCGGTGGAGCGGGAGGAATCGGCCCCGTTCATGGACTCCAAGCTCCCCCTTCTTTGCACAACAGAGACTTTtaaaacttttacacacatttcttaaCATGTCTTAACCCTGTATTGATGTAACACTTTTAATGGCTTTTATTACACTGTGTTTtaaagtattgttttgttttaagtattgtcttttaacatgcatacttttaaatttgatcgagcacatgtgttttttatccaattttatgcctttttaaagtgtttttaagACATGCAAATTGCAAATTGAAATTTatacttgaaatgtgtttttaacgctctgtctggctgcaaatgataaataaattctttcaaaagaaaaatctgttcttatcagtttaatatctgatacgtCCCCTACCCGGGGACTATATATTAAATTGATTTTTGGAACAGGGAGATGGAATAGGGGCTTGCTCCGTCCACTCCACGCATCGACCTGGTATTGCAGTACATCCAGTAACGGTGCACTCCCCACCCGGGGAAACAAAGGTGTCGAAAGAAATAATTTCTCATCTTGTCATGAGCACTTGCTAACGTGCTGAAAT
Above is a genomic segment from Osmerus mordax isolate fOsmMor3 chromosome 24, fOsmMor3.pri, whole genome shotgun sequence containing:
- the LOC136933092 gene encoding mucin-5AC-like; the encoded protein is LLLANMIHMLVFALVSGLLVSSVTPKDLKHRPDHPHHPPHPHHPPHPHHPPHPQHPPHPHHPPHPHHPPHPPHPHHPHHPPHPHHPHHPDHPHHPHHPDHPPHAKHPPHPCQPHHPDHPEPQDHPIEPIKPIPLPDFTNIKCWTEWFDRDNPTGSGDYETLVKLRSENPGKICHNPVQIEVTTTSGGSLPTGNIIATMDTITGFVCKNADQLPHKPRCFDYRVRFSCHPPFCASSGVCWTKWFDRDDPSGTGDWETLSILRQENPGVICAQPLYIESVVVGTNTPAWGQIFLYYNPTDGFVCRNQDQKGKPCLDYKVRFGCPCGCPCGCSSGC